From the genome of Vicia villosa cultivar HV-30 ecotype Madison, WI linkage group LG2, Vvil1.0, whole genome shotgun sequence, one region includes:
- the LOC131651105 gene encoding uncharacterized protein LOC131651105: protein MKDGFNWRCAPGGFSVKSVYDKLCAYGESNSGFTTECLSSLRFMWKSGTLGNIQVFGWRLIHSRLQTRDELFKRHVISGQHNHGCPLCLHHNENHTQLFLYCQVTKEVWLSIFAWVRLAGFYSSVSVYDHLSWFVSIMPGGIKKSRKTLIWLSVVRAIWLIRNDILFNGRLQGSREIVVVAKSLAWEWLCAVKHGQCPLTHDEWNLCPLLALS, encoded by the coding sequence ATGAAGGATGGTTTTAATTGGCGGTGTGCTCCGGGAGGTTTTTCGGTTAAATCTGTCTACGATAAACTCTGTGCGTATGGAGAAAGTAATTCTGGTTTCACAACAGAATGCTTGTCCTCTTTGAGGTTTATGTGGAAATCGGGTACTCTGGGAAATATTCAAGTTTTTGGGTGGAGATTGATTCATTCAAGACTACAAACTCGAGATGAGCTATTTAAAAGACATGTAATTTCCGGACAGCATAATCATGGCTGCCCCTTATGCTTGCACCACAACGAAAATCATACTCAGCTGTTTCTCTATTGTCAAGTCACGAAGGAGGTTTGGCTGTCCATTTTTGCTTGGGTTCGGTTGGCGGGTTTTTACTCTTCTGTTTCGGTTTATGATCACCTTAGTTGGTTTGTATCTATCATGCCGGGTGGTATTAAGAAAAGCCGTAAAACTCTTATTTGGTTATCTGTTGTTAGAGCTATATGGTTAATTAGGAATGATATTCTTTTTAATGGAAGGTTGCAAGGGAGTAGGGAGATTGTCGTTGTTGCTAAATCGTTAGCTTGGGAGTGGCTTTGTGCGGTTAAGCACGGACAATGTCCATTAACTCATGATGAGTGGAACTTATGCCCTTTATTAGCTTTATCTTAG